Proteins from a genomic interval of Phenylobacterium sp. LH3H17:
- the traA gene encoding Ti-type conjugative transfer relaxase TraA, with protein MAIYHFSAKVIGRGRGSSAVAAAAYRSASKLFDERIARSHNFSNKAGVEHSEVLLPEGAPERWADRQTLWNEVEAAENRRDAQLAREVEFAIPKELSQKDGLALARAFVQREFVSKGMVADLNVHWDIGKDGEPKPHAHVMLTLREATPNGFGAKVRDWNRVNALGQWRRDWSRDVNRRLAQLGIEVRVDHRSFKDQGIDLEPQGKIGPAAAAKEGRQEYSARAEQHRQIALRNGERIIAEPTVALNAITRQQATFTDHDLARFVHRHTDGKEQFDRALAAVRSAPEIISLGRDGKGRERFTSREMLSTEQRLAAAADRLSRRTDHRVSALGENLAHFAAARRGLVLSDEQTRAVRHVTGGSDLALVIGYAGTGKSALLGVAREAWEGQGFRVQGAALSGIAAESLEGGSAIPSRTLASYEHAWERGRDQLTSRDVLVIDEAGLVGSRQLERVLGKAEAAGAKVVLVGDPEQLQAIEAGAAFRALSERHGAVELTEVRRQGEGWQRDATRQLATGRTAEALGAYRQAGMVHVHEDLDAARAAVVARWADARGAEPRSSQVMLAYLRADVAELNRMARDRMREAGQLGEDQAVTTMRGARDFAAGDRVMFLRNERSLGVKNGTLGEIVAVSATDMSVRLDDGRAVAFDLKDYADLDYGYASTIHKSQGVTVDRAHVLASGHLDRHAAYVALSRHRARADLHYDRETFAQDRDLVRALSRDRAKDTTLDYGAQAPAPPDAGAEGGVSAPRSGLFAAFRPSPRAPGPEAGSDLGTAAQAYARAWSDAERMRGLGLSVLEHQSVALEQAGRMLEEVRPGLADAVDRSLRGDPKMVDQARRGETHALLRSAEHDRLGAAIQGQIGLKQGPERERALGHELPPPTRGRGLGRGWER; from the coding sequence GTGGCGATCTACCATTTCTCGGCCAAAGTCATCGGCCGCGGCCGGGGCTCAAGCGCGGTGGCCGCAGCGGCCTATCGCTCGGCTTCGAAGCTGTTCGACGAGCGGATCGCCCGCTCGCACAACTTCTCCAACAAGGCCGGCGTCGAGCATTCCGAGGTGCTGCTTCCGGAGGGCGCGCCGGAGCGATGGGCCGACCGGCAGACGCTGTGGAACGAGGTCGAGGCGGCGGAGAACCGGCGTGACGCCCAACTCGCCCGCGAGGTGGAATTCGCGATCCCCAAGGAGCTCTCGCAGAAGGACGGCCTGGCGCTGGCGCGCGCCTTCGTGCAGCGCGAGTTCGTATCCAAGGGCATGGTCGCAGACCTCAATGTGCACTGGGACATCGGCAAGGACGGCGAGCCCAAGCCGCATGCCCACGTCATGCTCACCTTGCGCGAAGCCACGCCCAACGGCTTCGGCGCCAAGGTGCGCGACTGGAACCGTGTGAATGCGCTGGGCCAGTGGCGCCGCGACTGGAGCCGCGACGTCAACCGCAGGCTGGCGCAACTCGGCATCGAGGTCCGGGTCGATCATCGATCCTTCAAGGACCAGGGCATCGACCTGGAGCCGCAGGGCAAGATCGGGCCCGCCGCGGCGGCGAAGGAGGGGCGCCAGGAGTATTCCGCCCGCGCCGAGCAACATCGACAGATCGCGCTGCGCAACGGCGAACGGATCATCGCCGAGCCGACCGTCGCGCTGAACGCCATCACCCGCCAGCAGGCGACCTTCACCGACCACGACCTGGCGCGCTTCGTCCATCGGCACACAGATGGGAAGGAACAGTTCGATCGAGCCCTGGCGGCTGTGCGAAGCGCGCCCGAGATCATCAGCCTGGGACGCGACGGCAAGGGCCGGGAACGCTTCACCAGCCGCGAGATGCTGTCGACCGAACAGCGCCTGGCGGCGGCCGCGGATCGTCTATCGCGGCGCACGGATCATCGCGTCTCGGCCTTGGGCGAAAATCTCGCCCATTTCGCTGCCGCGAGGCGTGGCCTCGTCCTCTCGGACGAACAAACCCGGGCTGTCCGCCACGTCACCGGCGGATCGGATCTGGCCCTGGTCATCGGCTATGCCGGCACCGGCAAGAGCGCCCTGCTGGGTGTCGCCCGGGAGGCCTGGGAAGGGCAGGGCTTCAGGGTGCAGGGCGCGGCGCTCTCCGGCATTGCCGCGGAGAGTCTTGAGGGCGGCTCGGCGATCCCGTCGCGCACCCTGGCCAGCTACGAGCATGCCTGGGAGCGCGGTCGCGACCAGCTGACATCGCGCGATGTGCTGGTGATCGACGAGGCAGGATTGGTTGGATCCCGACAGCTCGAGCGTGTGCTTGGCAAGGCGGAGGCCGCCGGCGCCAAGGTGGTGCTCGTGGGCGATCCGGAACAGCTGCAGGCGATCGAGGCGGGGGCCGCGTTCCGAGCGCTCAGCGAGCGCCACGGTGCGGTGGAACTCACCGAAGTGCGGCGGCAGGGCGAGGGGTGGCAACGCGACGCCACCCGGCAACTGGCCACGGGCCGCACGGCCGAGGCGCTGGGCGCCTATCGGCAGGCCGGCATGGTGCATGTGCACGAAGACTTGGATGCCGCGCGCGCCGCGGTTGTTGCGCGTTGGGCCGACGCCCGCGGCGCTGAGCCTCGTAGCTCACAGGTGATGCTGGCCTACCTGCGCGCCGATGTCGCCGAGCTCAATCGCATGGCGCGCGATCGCATGCGCGAGGCCGGCCAGCTCGGCGAGGACCAGGCCGTGACGACCATGCGCGGCGCGCGGGACTTCGCCGCCGGCGACCGCGTCATGTTCCTGCGCAACGAGCGCTCCCTGGGCGTCAAGAACGGCACCTTGGGCGAGATTGTCGCCGTTTCGGCGACAGACATGAGCGTGCGGCTGGACGATGGGCGCGCCGTGGCGTTCGACCTGAAGGACTACGCCGATCTGGACTACGGCTACGCCTCGACCATCCACAAGTCGCAGGGCGTCACCGTCGATCGTGCCCACGTGCTGGCCAGCGGGCATTTGGACCGGCATGCAGCCTATGTAGCGCTATCGCGGCATCGGGCGCGTGCGGACCTGCACTACGACCGTGAGACCTTCGCGCAGGACCGCGACCTGGTCCGGGCGCTGTCGCGGGATCGGGCGAAGGATACGACGCTGGACTATGGGGCACAGGCGCCAGCGCCACCGGATGCGGGCGCCGAGGGCGGCGTGTCGGCGCCCCGGTCAGGCTTGTTCGCGGCTTTCCGACCGAGCCCGCGCGCACCGGGTCCGGAGGCTGGCTCAGACCTCGGTACCGCAGCCCAGGCTTACGCCCGGGCCTGGAGCGACGCCGAGCGAATGAGGGGGCTGGGCCTCTCGGTCCTCGAACACCAGAGCGTCGCGCTCGAGCAGGCGGGCCGGATGCTGGAGGAGGTCCGACCTGGGCTGGCTGACGCGGTGGATCGCAGCCTTCGGGGCGATCCCAAGATGGTTGACCAGGCTCGCCGCGGTGAAACGCACGCGCTGCTGCGAAGCGCCGAGCACGACCGCTTGGGCGCCGCGATCCAAGGCCAGATAGGGCTCAAGCAGGGACCTGAACGGGAGCGGGCCCTGGGTCACGAGCTACCACCGCCGACGAGGGGACGCGGACTCGGCCGGGGATGGGAGCGATGA
- a CDS encoding conjugal transfer protein TraD translates to MERRERTRQLIGLGGLVQKAGLVELTGDDRAAIYGALLSLTDGVEPFEYAAVTNLWRRRGKRAFEAEQADRTAQEAARTSPEP, encoded by the coding sequence ATGGAGCGCCGGGAGCGGACCCGACAGCTGATCGGGCTTGGCGGGCTGGTGCAGAAGGCGGGGCTTGTCGAGCTCACCGGCGACGATCGCGCCGCGATCTACGGGGCGTTACTGAGCCTGACCGACGGGGTGGAGCCCTTTGAGTACGCCGCGGTCACCAATCTCTGGCGACGGCGGGGCAAGCGGGCGTTCGAAGCCGAGCAGGCCGATCGGACGGCGCAGGAGGCGGCGAGAACGTCGCCCGAACCATGA
- a CDS encoding DUF6118 family protein, with product MNDDPATVAFEHLRSEVALLRRAIEGLSAQQPEPTPDYGPTLAKLQRAMGGLEEHVGQLAESPALALTPETVASQLLSHAAEARAEVRLELAQALSGLIQATSLMTKTAGLVRTGEAQRRRLVQAALAGSAVGLLAWVALSGPISRALPARWKVPERVAAAALGQDRWAAGARLMRGADDASWRRLRLGEDIVVQNRRVLDACWKRAERLGRPIACEVRIGG from the coding sequence ATGAACGATGACCCCGCCACCGTCGCCTTCGAGCATCTCCGCTCCGAGGTGGCGTTACTGCGACGGGCCATCGAGGGGCTGTCGGCCCAACAGCCCGAGCCGACGCCGGATTATGGCCCAACCCTGGCCAAACTCCAGAGGGCCATGGGAGGCCTTGAGGAGCACGTCGGGCAGTTGGCGGAGAGCCCGGCGCTTGCTCTCACGCCGGAGACTGTCGCGTCGCAGCTTCTAAGCCACGCGGCCGAAGCGCGCGCCGAAGTGCGCCTTGAGCTGGCCCAGGCCCTTAGCGGATTGATCCAGGCTACAAGCTTGATGACAAAGACTGCCGGACTGGTGCGGACTGGTGAAGCTCAACGGCGCCGGCTGGTTCAAGCCGCCCTTGCGGGGAGCGCCGTCGGGCTCCTCGCGTGGGTGGCCCTGTCCGGGCCCATCTCGCGAGCGCTTCCAGCGAGGTGGAAGGTTCCGGAACGCGTCGCGGCCGCGGCGCTGGGGCAGGATCGATGGGCCGCGGGGGCCCGGTTGATGCGCGGGGCCGATGACGCCAGCTGGCGACGCCTGCGTCTGGGCGAGGACATCGTGGTTCAGAACCGCCGCGTCCTGGACGCTTGCTGGAAACGTGCCGAGCGGCTTGGGCGACCCATCGCGTGCGAAGTTCGAATTGGCGGCTAG
- a CDS encoding adenylate/guanylate cyclase domain-containing protein gives MSHNWNHERATAHISKKLKEVSAVEILDYKRDTSLENIPVNRAYRVMAAHLYADILNLDEMLNVTDVEGVTCHRRTLRFLNLHYRAAARILAQSDIRRVDFHNQRLHGLVAKPYGDEQEATRVHRAVATAQLLIDVLAETGDDDEQIPNALVRVGIDTGEALAVNNGRRGGREPLFLGEPANMAAKFAAGGTKGIFLTAAARAAIGLKAVSDPKSTALTTADVAASQEAAQLSCDKDQIVRQWRDDLAANPIGAFEFSGHTPPLSGLDISALTPKNSRRQDALSLYADLDGFTAFVNRHVADRPGDVIKTLHVIRAEMDRVLTTDFGGRKVRFIGDCAHGLLCEGTAQTTDAAETVSTGILCAGALRSSFELSLEALEEADIDIEGLGLQIGMDYGPVTITRLGLHGDRVRCSVSRAVRSSEAEQLRCGAEETALGQEAFDNGRQAVRDLFGDTRKVANLDYNEAVEGLAEREDATASAAKAAAFSVAAPAVARSTRVEVKPYAQAK, from the coding sequence ATGAGCCACAACTGGAACCATGAGCGGGCGACCGCTCACATCTCGAAAAAGTTGAAGGAAGTGAGCGCGGTCGAGATCCTCGACTACAAGCGCGACACCTCGCTTGAGAACATCCCGGTCAATCGGGCCTATCGCGTGATGGCGGCGCATCTCTACGCCGACATCCTCAATCTAGACGAGATGCTGAACGTCACCGATGTGGAGGGGGTGACCTGCCATAGGCGGACCCTGCGCTTCCTCAACCTTCACTATCGCGCGGCGGCGCGCATCTTGGCGCAAAGCGATATTCGCCGCGTCGACTTCCATAACCAGCGCCTGCACGGCCTAGTCGCCAAGCCCTATGGGGATGAGCAGGAAGCCACTCGAGTTCACCGGGCCGTGGCCACGGCGCAGCTGCTCATCGACGTCCTGGCCGAAACCGGGGACGACGACGAGCAGATCCCGAACGCCCTCGTTCGGGTTGGCATCGACACGGGCGAGGCGCTCGCCGTCAACAATGGCCGGCGGGGCGGACGGGAGCCCCTCTTCCTCGGCGAACCGGCGAACATGGCGGCGAAGTTCGCGGCGGGCGGCACGAAGGGCATCTTCCTCACCGCGGCGGCGCGTGCAGCCATCGGCCTCAAGGCGGTGAGCGATCCGAAGTCCACGGCGCTGACGACCGCCGACGTGGCGGCTTCCCAGGAGGCTGCGCAGCTCAGCTGCGACAAGGATCAGATTGTCCGCCAGTGGCGCGACGACCTTGCGGCCAACCCGATCGGGGCCTTCGAATTTTCCGGCCACACCCCGCCGCTCAGCGGCCTCGACATCTCGGCGCTGACGCCGAAGAACTCGCGACGGCAGGACGCGCTGTCGCTCTATGCGGACCTGGACGGGTTCACTGCGTTCGTCAATCGCCATGTCGCCGACCGCCCCGGTGACGTGATCAAGACCCTGCACGTCATTCGCGCTGAGATGGACCGGGTGCTCACCACGGACTTCGGCGGCCGTAAGGTGCGGTTCATTGGCGACTGCGCCCATGGTCTGCTCTGCGAGGGCACAGCCCAGACCACCGACGCCGCGGAGACCGTCAGCACTGGCATCCTTTGCGCCGGCGCGCTGCGCTCCAGCTTCGAGCTTTCTCTTGAGGCGTTGGAGGAGGCTGACATCGACATCGAAGGCCTGGGACTGCAGATCGGCATGGACTACGGGCCGGTGACGATCACCCGGCTCGGCTTGCACGGGGATCGGGTGCGCTGTTCCGTGAGCCGTGCCGTCCGAAGCTCCGAGGCCGAGCAGCTCCGCTGCGGCGCAGAGGAGACGGCCCTCGGCCAGGAAGCATTCGACAACGGCCGGCAGGCGGTCCGCGACCTCTTCGGCGACACCCGAAAGGTCGCCAACCTCGACTACAACGAGGCCGTGGAGGGATTGGCCGAACGCGAGGACGCCACCGCCAGCGCGGCGAAGGCGGCGGCGTTCAGCGTGGCGGCGCCGGCCGTGGCGCGGTCTACGCGCGTTGAGGTCAAGCCCTATGCCCAGGCGAAATGA
- a CDS encoding TIR domain-containing protein: MIERFQGGQGSRRLLEVLAGQKLLGAEKTLVSEVAERGELVEYPAGSVIIEQGDVTNDVFLLVAGTCNVVVNGRQVAVRGPGDHVGEMAAIQSAQPRAATVIANETVVVVKLSEEAFADIGGRHPFVYKAIAQELARRLLHRNTTIGAFREKVRVFIISSVEALPIARILENAFEHDAFSVELWNEGCFKVANYTLDDLEAAVDNSDFAIAIAHADDVTESRSENWPAPRDNVIFELGLFMGRLGRTRAILMEPREKDLKLPSDLAGVTTIAYQFEKGGENARLMGPACNKLREHIKRHGANNG, translated from the coding sequence ATGATCGAACGTTTTCAAGGCGGCCAAGGGAGCCGGCGCCTACTTGAGGTCCTCGCGGGCCAGAAGCTGCTGGGGGCGGAGAAGACCCTGGTGAGCGAAGTCGCCGAACGAGGCGAGCTGGTCGAGTATCCCGCAGGCTCGGTCATCATCGAACAGGGAGATGTGACGAACGACGTCTTCCTGCTTGTGGCGGGAACCTGCAACGTAGTCGTCAATGGCCGCCAGGTGGCTGTCCGCGGGCCTGGCGACCACGTCGGCGAGATGGCCGCCATCCAGTCGGCGCAACCCCGGGCGGCGACCGTGATCGCCAACGAAACGGTTGTCGTCGTCAAGCTCTCAGAGGAGGCCTTCGCCGATATCGGCGGTCGCCACCCCTTCGTCTACAAGGCGATCGCCCAGGAGCTCGCCCGACGCCTCCTCCATCGGAACACCACCATCGGGGCGTTCCGCGAGAAGGTGCGGGTGTTCATCATCAGCTCGGTGGAGGCGCTGCCAATCGCGCGAATCCTAGAAAACGCGTTCGAACATGACGCCTTCAGCGTCGAACTCTGGAACGAGGGCTGCTTCAAGGTCGCCAACTACACCCTCGACGACCTCGAGGCCGCGGTCGACAATTCCGACTTCGCGATCGCCATCGCCCATGCCGACGACGTGACCGAGAGTCGATCCGAGAACTGGCCAGCCCCGCGCGACAACGTCATCTTCGAACTCGGCCTGTTCATGGGCCGACTTGGCCGGACCCGCGCGATCCTCATGGAGCCGCGGGAAAAGGACCTGAAGTTGCCCAGCGACCTCGCTGGGGTCACGACAATCGCCTACCAGTTCGAGAAGGGCGGCGAGAACGCCCGACTGATGGGACCGGCCTGCAACAAGCTCCGGGAGCACATCAAGCGGCATGGCGCCAACAACGGTTAG
- a CDS encoding E2 domain-containing protein — protein sequence MPRRNDARLGAAELIAAEAEAHEASVLACADGQLLLGLRLRRVDGFIARYTLKVDARAPQVSAREEAPDRLPAFCPERHINDDGSFCMTWQAAEQLLVTDTESAVRWWGTLLQYLRLQERATRLGRWPNHSAWAHGDAARHQLIAEASARGLTASFEEALKRRALTAITSRRGSGRFLELRREGRRILSVWVEGQRIATRRQACLCGSGRPMGWCGAHAREAAALTKALWDWQKAEEAFWRTFKDRTCCGSVAGCPLAGRAAPALVRRRSAPAPRLRADPPERRPTAAARRRQMNRTTPSLRPSAEAGGL from the coding sequence ATGCCCAGGCGAAATGATGCGCGCCTGGGCGCCGCAGAGCTGATCGCGGCCGAGGCCGAGGCGCACGAGGCCTCGGTGCTGGCCTGCGCTGACGGCCAGTTGCTGCTTGGCCTTCGGCTTCGGCGCGTCGATGGGTTCATTGCGCGGTACACGCTGAAGGTCGACGCCCGCGCGCCGCAGGTTTCCGCGCGCGAGGAGGCGCCAGATCGCCTCCCGGCGTTCTGCCCCGAGCGCCACATCAATGACGATGGCTCCTTCTGCATGACCTGGCAGGCGGCCGAACAGCTGCTGGTCACCGATACGGAGAGCGCCGTCCGCTGGTGGGGCACGTTGCTGCAGTATCTTCGCCTGCAGGAACGCGCCACGCGGCTCGGGCGATGGCCAAACCACTCCGCCTGGGCGCACGGCGACGCCGCCCGGCATCAATTGATCGCCGAGGCCTCCGCTCGCGGACTAACGGCGTCCTTTGAAGAGGCTCTCAAACGGCGCGCGCTCACCGCCATCACCTCGCGCAGAGGCTCCGGTCGCTTCCTGGAGCTGCGCCGCGAGGGTCGCCGAATTCTGTCGGTGTGGGTCGAGGGCCAACGCATCGCGACGCGGCGACAGGCCTGCCTCTGCGGCTCAGGGCGCCCGATGGGCTGGTGCGGCGCTCACGCGAGAGAGGCCGCGGCTCTAACGAAGGCCCTGTGGGATTGGCAGAAGGCCGAGGAGGCGTTCTGGCGAACCTTCAAGGACCGCACCTGCTGCGGCTCGGTAGCCGGCTGCCCCCTGGCGGGAAGGGCGGCCCCGGCTCTCGTCCGGCGAAGAAGCGCCCCTGCCCCACGGCTACGCGCTGACCCGCCGGAGCGGCGCCCCACGGCCGCGGCGAGACGTCGCCAGATGAACCGGACCACCCCATCCCTGCGGCCCTCGGCGGAGGCTGGCGGCCTCTAA
- a CDS encoding Spy/CpxP family protein refolding chaperone, which yields MPMSFKSLLLAAALGLGAPAYAAEQPAPPHDHSHAPDQAAAPATPAAKGGMMAKGGMKGGMMEMAPMHCMGLSEARLSGLKAELNITDRQLTAWNTFAEAAKADPRPMPAGMTMPMAKKPGDMPMPMKSDAKPGGDGMMAMMMAKPLPERLAHHETMMKAHLEALHNSRTAVLGLYGVLTPEQRLMADKSLCGMP from the coding sequence ATGCCCATGTCCTTCAAGTCCCTGCTGCTCGCCGCCGCCCTCGGGTTGGGCGCCCCGGCCTACGCCGCCGAACAGCCCGCGCCACCCCACGACCACAGCCACGCGCCTGACCAGGCCGCCGCGCCCGCCACGCCCGCCGCGAAGGGCGGCATGATGGCCAAAGGCGGGATGAAGGGGGGCATGATGGAGATGGCGCCTATGCATTGCATGGGCCTGTCCGAGGCGCGTCTGTCAGGTCTGAAGGCCGAGCTCAACATCACCGACCGGCAGCTCACAGCGTGGAACACCTTTGCGGAGGCCGCGAAGGCCGATCCCCGCCCAATGCCCGCCGGCATGACCATGCCGATGGCCAAGAAGCCCGGCGACATGCCGATGCCTATGAAGTCCGACGCCAAGCCGGGCGGCGACGGCATGATGGCGATGATGATGGCCAAGCCGCTCCCCGAACGCCTCGCACACCACGAAACGATGATGAAGGCGCACCTCGAGGCGCTCCACAACTCTCGGACGGCGGTCCTGGGCCTCTACGGCGTCCTGACTCCCGAGCAGCGCCTCATGGCCGACAAAAGCCTTTGCGGTATGCCGTGA
- a CDS encoding HEPN domain-containing protein produces the protein MMRTDLDHLPDAKRRELVRVVQILFEEFEAATETKSHAHRRNGQILKIILYGSHARGDWVADPVGGYFSDYDLLVVVDHEDLTDVQDYWAKADERLTREVTIARRVSAPVNFIVHSLADVNKKLRLGRYFFIDILRDGIALYESQGHPFDTPEKLSPEAALAEAQGYFDEWCSSAEAFARGADFYISNGRPKEAAFSLHQATERLYACLLLVLTLYSPKSHKLNFLRSQAEQLAPTLAAAWPRATKFEQRCFELLRRAYVDARYSPHYKITAEELAWISGRVAALQSLVLAASQERLAALHAAA, from the coding sequence ATGATGCGGACCGATCTCGATCACCTGCCCGACGCCAAGCGACGCGAGCTCGTGCGCGTGGTGCAGATCCTGTTCGAGGAATTCGAGGCGGCCACCGAGACCAAGAGCCACGCCCACCGCCGCAACGGCCAGATCCTCAAGATCATTCTCTACGGATCGCACGCCCGCGGCGACTGGGTGGCCGACCCGGTGGGCGGCTACTTCTCCGACTACGACCTGCTGGTGGTGGTCGACCACGAGGACCTCACCGACGTCCAGGACTACTGGGCCAAGGCCGACGAGCGCCTCACCCGCGAAGTCACCATCGCCAGGCGCGTCTCCGCCCCGGTCAACTTCATCGTCCACAGCCTGGCCGACGTGAACAAGAAGCTCCGACTCGGCCGCTACTTCTTCATCGACATCCTGCGCGACGGCATCGCCCTCTACGAGAGCCAGGGCCACCCCTTCGACACGCCCGAAAAGCTCTCACCGGAAGCCGCATTGGCTGAGGCGCAGGGGTACTTTGATGAGTGGTGTTCAAGCGCAGAGGCCTTCGCGCGTGGTGCTGATTTCTACATCTCGAACGGTCGTCCTAAAGAGGCCGCCTTTAGCCTCCACCAAGCGACTGAGCGGCTCTACGCGTGCCTACTATTGGTCCTCACGCTCTACAGTCCCAAATCCCACAAGCTCAATTTCCTGCGGTCGCAGGCTGAGCAGCTTGCGCCGACACTGGCTGCTGCTTGGCCGAGGGCTACAAAGTTCGAACAGCGGTGTTTTGAGCTTCTTCGGCGCGCCTATGTCGATGCGCGATACTCGCCTCACTACAAGATCACGGCCGAGGAATTGGCTTGGATAAGCGGGCGTGTGGCCGCTCTGCAGAGTTTGGTGCTAGCGGCCTCCCAGGAACGTCTGGCGGCGTTGCACGCGGCGGCTTGA
- a CDS encoding conjugal transfer protein TraD, producing MRRPRDLDAELRGLAEKAKGLKDRKTRQLGELVEATGADQVPVEVLAGALLEAARSDNAQAKAAWRARGEAFFRQGGKGVAQGS from the coding sequence ATGCGACGTCCGCGCGATCTCGACGCCGAACTCCGCGGGCTCGCGGAGAAGGCCAAGGGCCTGAAAGACCGAAAGACCCGCCAGCTCGGCGAGCTGGTGGAAGCCACCGGCGCCGACCAGGTCCCGGTCGAGGTGCTGGCCGGGGCGCTGCTGGAGGCTGCCCGCAGCGACAACGCCCAGGCCAAGGCCGCCTGGCGCGCCAGGGGCGAGGCGTTTTTTCGCCAAGGCGGCAAGGGCGTGGCGCAGGGCTCATGA
- a CDS encoding type IV secretory system conjugative DNA transfer family protein, whose protein sequence is MSRTLDLMKSLAGGFFAGVLLGTGCVIAVDVSDAVVDETLRTILPNATGWLGAVVGFGGWWARGETRPSDVHGSARFGQEAASTLTDPNGLIVARSSQGRLMRYGGPAHLLTIAPTRSGKGVGAIIPNLLTANRSVICIDPKGENTRAAFRARAAFGPVHVLDPFGLTARRSAAFNPLAHLDPWSQDLAEDAALIAETLVYDPPGQVGEAHWNEEAKALIAGLILHVVATEPPASRSLAKVREILTTAPKDFEARLEAMQTSGAAGGLVARAANRHLGKSDREATGVLSSAQRHTHFLDSPRMVSVLGRSDFGFADLKARATTIFLVLPPDRLATHARWLRLMVGQAINALARQPTPQAATPVLFLLDEFAALGRLEAIERGFGLMAGYGLQLWAILQDIHQLRSLYGQSAGTFLSNAGLIQIFNVADIDTASWVSRTLGTATESYETTSTSVSTSPTQPGSTHGSSTSPHHVARPLMTPDEVMRVNHDRLLLLRPGQEPLAPWKVRYYRDPEFQGLFDA, encoded by the coding sequence ATGAGCCGCACGCTGGACCTCATGAAGTCGCTGGCTGGCGGCTTCTTCGCCGGCGTCCTGCTCGGCACGGGCTGCGTCATCGCCGTCGACGTCAGCGACGCCGTGGTCGACGAGACCCTGCGCACCATCCTGCCCAACGCCACGGGTTGGCTGGGCGCGGTTGTCGGCTTCGGCGGCTGGTGGGCGCGGGGCGAGACGCGACCGTCCGACGTGCACGGCTCGGCCAGGTTCGGGCAGGAGGCCGCCAGCACATTGACCGACCCCAACGGCTTGATCGTGGCCCGCTCTAGCCAGGGCCGGCTCATGCGCTACGGGGGCCCGGCCCACCTGCTGACCATCGCGCCCACCCGCTCGGGCAAGGGCGTGGGCGCGATCATCCCCAACCTGCTGACCGCCAACCGCTCGGTGATCTGCATCGACCCCAAGGGCGAGAACACAAGGGCCGCCTTCCGCGCGCGGGCCGCCTTCGGACCCGTCCACGTGCTCGACCCGTTCGGGCTCACCGCGCGGCGGAGCGCGGCGTTCAATCCCCTGGCCCATCTCGACCCGTGGTCGCAGGACCTGGCGGAGGACGCCGCGCTGATCGCCGAGACCTTGGTCTATGACCCGCCTGGCCAGGTGGGTGAGGCGCACTGGAACGAGGAGGCCAAGGCGCTGATCGCCGGGCTGATCCTGCACGTGGTCGCCACCGAACCACCCGCCTCTCGCTCGCTCGCCAAGGTGCGCGAGATCCTGACCACCGCGCCGAAGGACTTCGAGGCGCGGCTGGAGGCCATGCAAACAAGCGGCGCGGCGGGCGGACTTGTCGCCCGCGCCGCCAACCGCCATCTGGGCAAGAGCGACCGCGAGGCGACCGGGGTGCTCTCCTCGGCCCAGCGCCACACCCACTTCCTGGACAGTCCGCGGATGGTCTCCGTGCTCGGCCGTTCGGACTTCGGCTTCGCCGACCTCAAGGCCCGCGCGACGACGATCTTTCTGGTGCTGCCGCCCGACCGGCTGGCCACCCATGCGCGCTGGCTGCGGCTGATGGTGGGCCAGGCGATCAACGCCCTGGCGCGCCAGCCCACGCCTCAGGCCGCGACGCCGGTGCTGTTCCTGCTGGACGAGTTCGCCGCGCTGGGACGGCTGGAAGCCATCGAGCGCGGCTTCGGACTGATGGCGGGCTACGGCCTGCAGCTCTGGGCGATCCTGCAGGACATCCACCAGCTCAGGAGTCTCTATGGGCAGAGCGCCGGCACCTTCCTCTCCAACGCCGGCCTGATCCAGATCTTCAACGTCGCCGACATCGACACCGCGAGCTGGGTCTCACGCACGCTCGGCACGGCGACTGAGAGCTATGAGACCACCTCGACCAGCGTCTCGACCTCGCCGACCCAGCCGGGCTCGACCCATGGGTCGTCGACCAGCCCGCACCATGTGGCGCGGCCGCTGATGACGCCCGACGAGGTGATGCGGGTCAACCATGACCGGCTGTTGCTGCTGCGGCCCGGCCAAGAGCCCCTGGCCCCCTGGAAGGTGCGCTATTACCGCGACCCGGAATTCCAGGGGCTGTTCGATGCCTGA